In Formosa haliotis, the sequence CTGAACGCCCTCCTCTAGCTCCAGGAGAAGTAGCCATAAGCAACATAGGTTTATTATGCCATAATTTGCTTTCTATTCTCGACATCCAATCAAATAAATTTTTAAATACCGTCGTATAAGCGCCATTATGCTCTGCCAAAGACAATATTATACCATCTGAAGATTTTATATGATTTAAAAATGTTTGTGCATGTTCTGGAAACCCGTGTTCTTTTTCTAAATCTACTCCAAAAATAGGAAGCGGAAAATTGTTTAAATCTAAAACAG encodes:
- a CDS encoding NADPH-dependent FMN reductase, whose protein sequence is MKEIIVFAGSNSKVSINKQLAEYAASFIQDAKVTVLDLNNFPLPIFGVDLEKEHGFPEHAQTFLNHIKSSDGIILSLAEHNGAYTTVFKNLFDWMSRIESKLWHNKPMLLMATSPGARGGRSVLEIAEKRFPFQGGNIIETFSLPSFGTHFKDGKIIDETLNSELRKAVESLEKAL